Proteins encoded within one genomic window of Schaalia sp. HMT-172:
- the atpA gene encoding F0F1 ATP synthase subunit alpha, whose amino-acid sequence MADLSISPEEIRGALDSFMESYRPADVATEEVGHVIETADGIAHVEGLPGTMANELLRFEDGTLGLAMNLDQREIGAVVLGDFGGIEEGQVVHRTGEVLSVPVGDGYLGRTVDPLGRPIDGLGEITNLEGRRALELQAPGVMMRKSVHEPLATGLKAIDSMIPVGRGQRQLIIGDRKTGKTAIALDTILNQRDNWKSGDPNKQVRCIYVAIGQKGSTIASVRSTLEDAGAMEYTTIVASPASDPAGYKYMAPYTGSAIGQHWMYQGKHVLIVFDDLSKQAEAYRAVSLLLRRPPGREAYPGDVFYLHSRLLERCAKLSDALGGGSMTGLPIIETKANDVSAYIPTNVISITDGQIFLQSDLFNANQRPAVDVGISVSRVGGAAQPKAMKKVAGTLKLTLAQYRSMAAFAMFASDLDAATRRQLTRGERLMELLKQPQSTPYAMEDQVASIWMGTNGYLDDIEVSDVLRFERGLLDHLHANSTVLDTIAATGDLTKDTEEALKNAVEEFHRQWLSAGRGASDLEEGEVSAERTREEISRGRTNEKA is encoded by the coding sequence ATGGCTGACCTCAGCATCTCCCCGGAGGAAATCCGAGGAGCACTGGACTCCTTCATGGAGTCCTACCGTCCGGCGGACGTGGCCACCGAAGAGGTGGGTCACGTCATCGAAACGGCCGATGGTATCGCGCACGTCGAGGGCCTGCCCGGCACCATGGCGAACGAACTGCTGCGCTTCGAAGACGGGACGCTGGGCCTGGCCATGAACCTCGACCAGCGCGAGATCGGCGCCGTCGTTCTCGGTGACTTCGGCGGCATCGAAGAGGGCCAGGTCGTCCACCGCACCGGAGAGGTTCTCTCCGTGCCCGTCGGCGACGGCTACCTCGGTCGCACGGTCGACCCCCTCGGTCGCCCGATCGACGGCCTCGGCGAGATCACGAACCTCGAGGGGCGCCGCGCGCTCGAGCTGCAGGCCCCCGGCGTCATGATGCGTAAGAGCGTCCATGAGCCCCTCGCCACCGGACTGAAAGCCATCGACTCGATGATCCCTGTCGGCCGCGGACAGCGCCAGCTCATCATCGGTGACCGCAAGACCGGCAAGACGGCCATCGCCCTTGACACGATCCTCAACCAGCGCGACAACTGGAAGAGCGGCGACCCCAACAAGCAGGTGCGCTGCATCTACGTGGCGATCGGTCAGAAGGGCTCGACCATTGCCTCGGTGCGCTCCACCCTCGAGGACGCCGGCGCCATGGAGTACACGACCATCGTGGCCTCCCCGGCCTCGGACCCCGCCGGCTACAAGTACATGGCCCCCTACACCGGCTCGGCCATCGGCCAGCACTGGATGTACCAGGGCAAGCACGTCCTCATCGTCTTCGACGACCTGTCCAAGCAGGCCGAGGCCTACCGTGCGGTGTCGCTGCTGCTGCGTCGCCCGCCGGGGCGCGAGGCCTACCCGGGCGACGTCTTCTACCTGCACTCGCGCCTGCTGGAGCGTTGCGCGAAGCTGTCGGACGCCCTCGGCGGCGGCTCGATGACGGGCCTGCCGATCATCGAGACGAAGGCAAACGACGTGTCGGCCTACATTCCGACGAACGTCATTTCGATCACCGACGGCCAGATCTTCTTGCAGTCCGACCTGTTCAACGCGAACCAGCGTCCCGCCGTCGACGTGGGCATCTCGGTGTCCCGTGTCGGTGGCGCCGCGCAGCCGAAGGCCATGAAGAAGGTCGCCGGTACGCTCAAGCTCACCCTCGCGCAGTACCGCTCGATGGCCGCCTTCGCCATGTTCGCCTCCGACCTCGATGCGGCGACCCGCCGCCAGCTCACCCGCGGTGAGCGTCTCATGGAGCTGCTCAAGCAGCCCCAGTCGACGCCCTACGCCATGGAAGATCAGGTCGCCTCCATCTGGATGGGAACGAACGGCTACCTTGACGATATCGAGGTCTCCGACGTCCTGCGCTTTGAGCGCGGCCTGCTGGACCACCTTCACGCGAACTCCACCGTCCTGGACACCATCGCCGCAACCGGCGACCTGACCAAGGACACCGAAGAAGCCCTCAAGAACGCCGTCGAGGAGTTCCACCGCCAGTGGCTGAGCGCCGGGCGCGGCGCGAGCGACCTGGAAGAGGGCGAGGTCTCGGCGGAGCGCACCCGCGAGGAGATCTCGCGCGGCCGCACGAACGAGAAGGCCTAA
- the atpB gene encoding F0F1 ATP synthase subunit A: MSDHAPARRTAPKPRWYWVSLAILLIVIALTAYPAFTQHPHQPALEDFFPTVIFGEGTFFEFNRLTLARVIMGLLVCVVLVLVARNSKLVPTRGQMAVEAIAGYIRDNVALDMLGPKTGRKFSGFIAFLFFGVLSMNIAGIIPGINIAASSVVAVPMFFALITYVTFIGAGIGKQGVGGFFASQLFPPGLPVPMYLLITPIEFLSNFIVRPVTLTLRLLCNMISGHLLLGMTYFGTAILLHELSVLSAASALTGAAMFVMTGFEVFVAFLQAYIFTILSTVYIKLSVEHH, from the coding sequence GTGTCTGATCACGCGCCTGCTCGCCGCACCGCGCCTAAGCCGCGCTGGTATTGGGTGAGCCTCGCGATCCTCCTCATCGTCATTGCCCTGACCGCCTACCCGGCGTTCACGCAGCACCCTCACCAGCCGGCTCTTGAGGACTTCTTCCCGACCGTGATCTTCGGTGAGGGAACATTCTTTGAATTCAACCGCCTGACGCTTGCCCGCGTCATTATGGGTCTGCTCGTGTGCGTGGTTCTCGTCCTCGTCGCGCGCAATTCCAAGCTGGTTCCGACCCGCGGACAGATGGCCGTCGAGGCCATCGCCGGCTACATCCGCGACAACGTCGCCCTCGACATGCTGGGTCCGAAGACGGGCCGCAAGTTCTCCGGCTTCATCGCTTTCCTCTTCTTCGGTGTCCTGTCCATGAACATCGCGGGCATCATCCCGGGCATCAACATCGCCGCCTCGTCGGTGGTCGCCGTTCCGATGTTCTTCGCTCTCATCACGTACGTCACCTTCATCGGTGCGGGCATCGGCAAGCAGGGAGTGGGCGGCTTCTTCGCATCCCAGCTCTTCCCGCCTGGGCTGCCCGTTCCGATGTACCTCCTGATCACGCCGATCGAGTTCCTGTCGAACTTCATTGTTCGCCCCGTCACGCTGACGCTGCGACTCCTGTGCAACATGATCTCCGGACACCTGCTGCTCGGCATGACCTACTTCGGGACGGCAATTCTGCTCCACGAACTCTCCGTCCTGTCTGCCGCCTCCGCGCTGACCGGTGCCGCCATGTTCGTGATGACCGGCTTCGAGGTCTTCGTGGCCTTCCTGCAGGCATACATCTTCACGATCCTGTCGACCGTGTACATCAAGCTTTCCGTCGAACATCACTGA
- a CDS encoding DUF2550 family protein, whose product MTLIHGAMWCAVLLACVGVILWAYMNVRARRITSLLGAFRCWSRPDYHAGWTAGIGVYGVEELSWYRLVGMSFKLVYSIPRRGMEVSAPISHTADGAMVEVRLAYGEHRYEVAVERLTYNGLVSWVESGPPRRP is encoded by the coding sequence ATGACCCTGATCCATGGTGCGATGTGGTGTGCGGTTCTCCTCGCGTGCGTTGGAGTGATCCTGTGGGCGTACATGAATGTTCGCGCCCGCAGGATCACGTCGCTTTTGGGGGCCTTCCGCTGCTGGTCGCGCCCCGACTATCACGCGGGATGGACCGCCGGTATCGGCGTGTACGGCGTCGAGGAACTGTCGTGGTATCGGCTCGTCGGCATGTCCTTTAAACTGGTCTACTCGATTCCTCGCCGCGGGATGGAAGTTTCTGCGCCGATCTCGCACACCGCCGATGGGGCGATGGTTGAGGTTCGCCTGGCGTACGGTGAGCATCGTTACGAGGTCGCCGTGGAACGCCTGACATATAACGGGTTAGTGTCCTGGGTGGAGTCGGGTCCTCCTCGCCGCCCGTGA
- a CDS encoding DNA glycosylase AlkZ-like family protein: protein MALSARASLGRIVAQGLVLATASRSPLDAVENLAALQGQQASAIPWAIGVRCQGASRADIEDSFARGELVRSWPMRGTVHVTSGRDHHWLRRLLRHRRAAWERQAVALGLDDACVERAAQVACELLGASPMGVSRGELVEAWARSGIDTVTASSSGAGLRRRHLVMRLHADGLVTSGPVRGGEHLIVDARPLPGAPGVAKGESGHEEALAVLAARYAWGHGPIDEADLARWTGLTVTEARRAMAGAREAGESMGFPLAEFDGAVARADLSDLVEECRAEAEAMHALPSFDELHVGYKDRSCLTDDALESLICPAKNGMFRPIAVEGGRVVAVLAPGRQVVVAPGWKSREESARRAFDEWEKWLSKTQR from the coding sequence ATGGCGCTATCTGCGCGGGCCAGCCTGGGGCGTATTGTCGCCCAAGGACTCGTCTTGGCGACCGCTTCGCGCTCACCGCTGGATGCCGTTGAGAATCTGGCGGCGCTGCAAGGCCAGCAGGCCAGCGCGATCCCGTGGGCGATCGGCGTGCGCTGCCAAGGCGCGTCGCGCGCCGACATTGAGGATTCGTTCGCGCGTGGGGAGCTGGTTCGGTCCTGGCCGATGCGTGGCACCGTGCATGTGACGAGCGGGCGCGACCACCACTGGCTGCGTCGCTTGCTGCGCCATCGACGTGCGGCGTGGGAACGCCAGGCGGTTGCCCTGGGCCTCGATGATGCGTGTGTCGAGCGTGCTGCTCAGGTGGCGTGCGAGCTGCTGGGGGCGTCTCCGATGGGGGTGAGCCGCGGGGAGCTGGTTGAGGCGTGGGCGCGCAGCGGGATCGACACGGTGACGGCCTCTTCCTCCGGTGCGGGCCTGCGTCGTCGCCACCTCGTGATGCGCCTGCACGCGGACGGGCTGGTGACCTCGGGTCCCGTGCGAGGGGGAGAACACCTGATCGTCGACGCTCGCCCGCTGCCCGGAGCACCGGGAGTGGCGAAGGGAGAGTCGGGGCATGAGGAGGCCCTCGCGGTGCTGGCCGCGCGCTACGCCTGGGGGCACGGTCCCATCGACGAGGCCGACTTGGCCAGGTGGACCGGGTTGACCGTGACGGAGGCGCGTCGGGCGATGGCCGGCGCGCGCGAGGCGGGGGAGAGCATGGGCTTTCCCCTGGCGGAGTTCGACGGTGCTGTGGCGCGTGCCGATCTTAGTGATCTCGTGGAAGAGTGCCGCGCCGAGGCGGAGGCTATGCACGCTCTCCCTTCATTCGACGAGCTGCACGTGGGCTACAAGGACCGATCCTGCCTGACTGACGACGCCCTCGAGTCCCTGATCTGCCCGGCGAAGAACGGCATGTTTCGCCCGATCGCTGTCGAGGGTGGTCGGGTGGTGGCCGTGTTGGCCCCCGGGCGTCAGGTCGTGGTGGCCCCGGGATGGAAGTCCCGGGAAGAGTCGGCGCGGCGTGCGTTCGACGAATGGGAGAAATGGTTGTCTAAGACACAGCGATGA
- the atpF gene encoding F0F1 ATP synthase subunit B, with amino-acid sequence MHQIVAAADQEVGGLAVILPPLYEIFWSAVVLLIVLLLVGRYALPRIYQTMDERAAKIEEGLGAAEQAKADQAAAAREREEIIREAHAQAHTIRERANDEAKAIVAAARHEATSEANRIVEASQRQILAEKQAAQISLRSEVGLLASELAEKIIGEQLTDTALTSRVVDRFLDELEADSALVEEKR; translated from the coding sequence ATGCACCAGATTGTCGCCGCTGCGGACCAGGAGGTCGGCGGCCTCGCCGTCATCCTGCCGCCGCTGTATGAGATTTTCTGGTCGGCTGTCGTTCTGCTTATCGTCCTGCTCCTCGTCGGACGCTACGCGCTGCCTCGCATCTACCAGACGATGGACGAGCGTGCTGCAAAGATTGAGGAGGGCCTCGGCGCCGCCGAGCAAGCGAAGGCCGATCAGGCTGCCGCTGCGCGCGAGCGCGAGGAGATCATTCGTGAGGCGCACGCGCAGGCGCACACCATCCGTGAGCGCGCCAACGACGAAGCGAAGGCCATCGTGGCCGCCGCCCGTCACGAGGCAACCAGCGAAGCTAACCGTATCGTCGAGGCCTCGCAGCGTCAGATCCTCGCTGAAAAGCAGGCCGCGCAGATCTCCCTGCGCTCCGAGGTGGGCCTTCTCGCCTCTGAGCTGGCAGAGAAGATCATTGGTGAGCAGCTGACCGACACGGCGCTGACCTCCCGCGTGGTTGATCGCTTCCTTGACGAGCTCGAGGCCGACTCCGCGCTGGTTGAGGAGAAGCGATGA
- the atpE gene encoding ATP synthase F0 subunit C: MGTAAFAYIGYGLATLGPGLGIGLMVGKNQEATARQPEVAGRLFTNMIIGAGMVEALGLIGFVMPLIVK, encoded by the coding sequence ATGGGAACCGCAGCATTCGCCTACATCGGCTACGGCCTCGCCACCCTGGGCCCCGGCCTCGGTATCGGCCTCATGGTCGGCAAGAACCAGGAAGCGACCGCCCGTCAGCCCGAGGTTGCTGGCCGTCTCTTCACCAACATGATTATCGGCGCCGGCATGGTTGAGGCCCTCGGCCTCATCGGCTTCGTTATGCCGCTCATCGTTAAGTGA
- the nucS gene encoding endonuclease NucS, which translates to MRIVIASCTVDYSGRLSAHLDPAKRVIMLKGDGSVLIHSEGGSYKPLNWMTAPCTVTVGEPSKDEEGVEAVWTVQADKTDDKLIIRIHEVFADVSEDLGVDPGLVKDGVEAHLQELLAEQVPQIFGRGWELVRREFPTPVGPVDLMVRDAEGNHVAIEVKRRGGIDGVEQLTRYLSLLGRDALLGDVTGIFAAQEITKQARTLAEDRGIRCVVLDYDAMRGVDDPESRLF; encoded by the coding sequence GTGCGTATTGTTATTGCTTCTTGCACCGTTGATTATTCCGGTCGTCTGAGCGCCCACCTCGACCCCGCGAAGCGCGTCATCATGCTCAAGGGTGATGGCTCGGTTCTTATCCATTCCGAGGGCGGCTCCTACAAGCCTCTGAACTGGATGACGGCGCCGTGTACGGTCACCGTCGGGGAGCCTTCGAAGGACGAGGAGGGCGTGGAGGCCGTGTGGACGGTGCAGGCCGATAAGACGGACGACAAGCTGATCATTCGTATTCACGAGGTGTTCGCGGACGTCAGCGAGGACCTGGGTGTGGACCCCGGCCTCGTGAAGGACGGAGTGGAGGCGCACCTGCAGGAGCTGCTGGCCGAGCAGGTTCCGCAGATTTTCGGCAGGGGCTGGGAGCTGGTGCGCCGCGAGTTCCCCACGCCCGTGGGTCCCGTGGATCTCATGGTGCGCGACGCCGAAGGCAACCATGTCGCGATCGAGGTGAAGCGTCGCGGCGGCATTGACGGCGTCGAACAGCTGACGCGCTATCTGTCGTTGCTGGGACGCGACGCGCTCCTGGGTGACGTGACGGGTATTTTCGCCGCTCAGGAGATCACGAAGCAGGCGCGCACCCTTGCGGAGGATCGCGGGATTCGTTGCGTGGTCCTGGACTACGACGCGATGCGCGGGGTGGATGACCCCGAGTCGCGGCTGTTCTGA
- a CDS encoding MraY family glycosyltransferase: MKVYLLLAAIAMALTIILTPAVRWTCLRFNILPPLRGRDLQKKPIPRLGGVAMTLALIITMLLASRIPYMAPLFTGTIPWAVMSGAGAMCVLGIIDDIIELDWMAKLGGQVLIAGGMAFGGVQLASFPIFGLTLGSSRLWLFVSVFFIVGIMNAVNFIDGLDGLASGMIAIGAGSFFVYSYIITRLMGAASYATTASLIVIALLGVCTGFLWFNFHPSSIMMGGGAETMGLVLGAAGIIVTGKIDPTLLGRQQMIVSALPLILPLSVIFMPVLDLVVTSIRRMRRGKSPFVADRSHFHDRLLVAGHSHRGVVAILWMWTAIVCVPAVGLLVFDWWVVALVALIAASVGVAITTREFPKEECSQEEPAA, translated from the coding sequence GTGAAGGTCTATCTGCTGCTCGCCGCCATCGCGATGGCGCTCACCATCATCCTCACCCCAGCCGTGCGCTGGACGTGCCTACGCTTCAACATCTTGCCGCCCCTGCGCGGACGCGACCTGCAAAAGAAACCCATCCCGCGACTCGGCGGCGTCGCCATGACGCTTGCCCTGATCATCACGATGCTGCTGGCCTCGCGCATCCCCTACATGGCGCCCCTGTTCACCGGGACCATCCCGTGGGCCGTCATGTCCGGAGCCGGAGCCATGTGCGTGCTCGGAATCATCGACGACATCATCGAGCTGGACTGGATGGCCAAACTCGGAGGACAGGTGCTCATCGCCGGGGGCATGGCCTTCGGCGGCGTCCAGCTCGCGTCCTTCCCGATCTTCGGCCTGACGCTCGGGTCCTCTCGCCTGTGGCTCTTCGTCTCCGTCTTCTTCATCGTCGGAATCATGAACGCCGTCAACTTCATCGACGGTCTCGACGGCCTGGCATCGGGCATGATCGCGATCGGAGCCGGGTCCTTCTTCGTCTACTCCTATATCATCACCCGTCTGATGGGCGCGGCCTCCTACGCGACGACCGCCAGCCTCATCGTCATCGCGCTGCTCGGCGTGTGCACGGGCTTCCTCTGGTTCAACTTCCACCCCTCCTCGATCATGATGGGTGGGGGAGCGGAGACCATGGGCCTGGTCCTGGGAGCCGCCGGCATCATCGTGACGGGCAAGATCGACCCGACGCTTCTGGGCCGTCAACAGATGATCGTCTCCGCACTGCCCCTCATCCTGCCGCTATCCGTCATCTTCATGCCGGTCCTCGACCTGGTCGTCACCTCGATTCGGCGCATGAGGCGAGGCAAGAGCCCCTTCGTGGCGGACCGCTCCCACTTCCACGACCGCCTGCTCGTCGCCGGTCACTCCCACCGCGGGGTCGTCGCGATTCTGTGGATGTGGACTGCGATCGTGTGTGTTCCTGCCGTCGGCCTGCTCGTCTTCGACTGGTGGGTCGTCGCCCTGGTCGCGCTCATCGCGGCCTCCGTCGGTGTCGCCATCACCACCCGTGAATTCCCCAAGGAAGAATGCTCGCAAGAGGAGCCCGCCGCATGA
- the atpD gene encoding F0F1 ATP synthase subunit beta, protein MTDTPAIAEGRVARVVGPVVDVEFPPDRIPPLYNALTVEVNLAGQGEGESSFTMTLEVAQHLGDNLVRTIALKPTDGLVRGAPVTDTGAPISVPVGDVTKGHVFNVTGDVLNLEEGETLEVTERWPIHRQPPAFDQLEARTKMFETGIKVIDLLTPYVQGGKIGLFGGAGVGKTVLIQEMIQRVAQDHGGVSVFAGVGERTREGNDLIGEMEEAGVFDKTALVFGQMDEPPGTRLRIALTGLTMAEYFRDVQHQDVLLFIDNIFRFTQAGSEVSTLLGRMPSAVGYQPNLADEMGQLQERITSAGGHSITSLQAIYVPADDYTDPAPATTFAHLDATTELSREIAAKGIYPAVDPLASSSRILDPALVGREHYDVATHVKAILQKNKELQDIIAILGVDELSEDDKITVARARRIEQFLSQNMYMAEKFTGVPGSTVPLSETIEAFKRIAEGHYDDVPEQAFYNCGGIDDLERNAHELAKEA, encoded by the coding sequence ATGACTGATACACCTGCAATCGCCGAGGGGCGCGTCGCCCGCGTCGTCGGCCCTGTCGTCGATGTCGAGTTTCCCCCGGACCGCATCCCGCCCCTGTACAACGCGCTGACCGTCGAGGTTAACCTCGCCGGCCAGGGTGAGGGCGAGTCGAGCTTCACGATGACCCTCGAGGTCGCCCAGCACCTCGGCGACAACCTCGTGCGTACGATCGCGCTCAAGCCCACGGACGGCCTCGTGCGCGGCGCCCCCGTCACCGACACGGGTGCCCCCATCTCCGTTCCCGTCGGTGACGTGACCAAGGGCCACGTCTTCAACGTGACCGGCGATGTGCTCAACCTCGAAGAGGGCGAGACCCTCGAGGTCACCGAGCGCTGGCCGATCCACCGCCAGCCCCCGGCCTTCGATCAGCTCGAGGCCCGCACCAAGATGTTCGAGACCGGCATCAAGGTCATCGACCTGTTGACCCCCTACGTCCAGGGCGGCAAGATCGGTCTCTTCGGCGGCGCGGGCGTCGGCAAGACTGTCCTCATCCAGGAGATGATCCAGCGCGTGGCACAGGACCACGGCGGCGTCTCCGTCTTCGCCGGCGTCGGCGAGCGTACCCGTGAGGGCAACGACCTGATCGGTGAAATGGAAGAGGCGGGCGTCTTCGACAAGACCGCCCTCGTGTTCGGCCAGATGGACGAGCCGCCGGGCACGCGTCTGCGCATCGCCCTGACCGGCCTGACGATGGCGGAGTACTTCCGCGATGTTCAGCACCAGGACGTGCTGCTGTTCATCGACAACATCTTCCGCTTCACCCAGGCGGGCTCCGAGGTCTCCACGCTGCTGGGCCGCATGCCCTCGGCCGTGGGTTACCAGCCCAACCTGGCTGACGAGATGGGCCAGCTCCAGGAGCGCATCACCTCCGCCGGTGGCCACTCGATCACCTCCCTGCAGGCGATTTACGTGCCCGCCGACGACTACACCGACCCGGCGCCGGCGACGACCTTCGCTCACCTGGATGCGACGACCGAGCTTTCCCGTGAGATCGCGGCCAAGGGCATTTACCCCGCCGTCGACCCGCTGGCTTCGTCCTCGCGCATCCTCGATCCGGCCCTGGTGGGTCGCGAGCACTACGACGTTGCCACGCACGTCAAGGCCATTTTGCAGAAGAACAAGGAACTGCAGGACATCATCGCCATCCTCGGCGTCGACGAGCTGAGCGAAGACGACAAGATCACGGTTGCGCGTGCGCGCCGCATCGAGCAGTTCCTCTCGCAGAACATGTACATGGCCGAGAAGTTCACGGGTGTTCCCGGCTCGACCGTGCCGCTGTCGGAGACCATCGAGGCGTTTAAGCGCATCGCCGAAGGTCACTATGACGATGTTCCGGAGCAGGCGTTCTACAACTGCGGTGGCATCGACGACCTGGAGCGCAACGCCCACGAACTGGCCAAGGAAGCCTGA
- a CDS encoding F0F1 ATP synthase subunit delta, which yields MTQMRTIESVPFAKDLAAALAVPGTDAMRVAEDFFGLADLFKENARLGRALTDPARSTADKRSLAAQAFALHVTGATMTVIDALVAEHWRRPADVTDALEVLGILGVLNAAGAKNALDQVREELFQVRYFLAHNREVRVRLSDTSKGNPHERGDVATKLFTERVSVWTMRLLRRAVGRSNHGRLLHNLRRYAQWAATMQDRLFVTVATASPMSQAQVERLRAILTKRYGTPIDLAISIDPDIVGGFRLRAGMTAIDASLASRISAARDAIAS from the coding sequence ATGACACAGATGCGCACGATCGAGTCCGTCCCCTTTGCGAAGGATCTGGCGGCGGCGCTTGCCGTACCCGGTACCGACGCGATGCGGGTCGCCGAAGACTTCTTCGGCCTGGCCGACCTGTTCAAGGAGAACGCCCGCCTCGGGCGTGCGCTGACCGACCCGGCGCGTTCGACCGCGGACAAGCGTTCCCTGGCCGCGCAGGCTTTCGCCTTGCACGTGACCGGCGCGACCATGACCGTCATCGATGCGCTCGTCGCGGAGCACTGGCGTCGACCCGCCGACGTCACGGATGCGCTCGAGGTTCTGGGTATCCTCGGCGTTCTCAACGCTGCGGGAGCGAAGAACGCGCTCGACCAGGTCCGCGAGGAGCTCTTCCAGGTGCGCTACTTCCTGGCGCACAACCGCGAGGTGCGCGTGCGCCTGTCTGATACCTCCAAGGGCAACCCCCACGAGCGCGGCGATGTCGCAACCAAGCTCTTCACAGAGCGCGTCAGCGTCTGGACGATGCGCCTGCTGCGCCGCGCCGTCGGACGATCGAACCACGGTCGCCTCCTGCACAACCTGCGCAGGTACGCGCAGTGGGCGGCGACCATGCAGGATCGCCTCTTCGTCACGGTGGCCACGGCCTCGCCGATGAGCCAGGCGCAGGTCGAGCGCCTGCGCGCGATCCTGACGAAGCGCTACGGTACGCCCATCGACCTGGCGATCTCGATCGACCCGGACATCGTCGGCGGCTTCCGCCTGCGCGCAGGCATGACCGCCATCGACGCTTCGCTGGCCAGCCGAATCAGTGCAGCACGCGACGCGATCGCCAGCTAG
- a CDS encoding F0F1 ATP synthase subunit gamma has protein sequence MGGQQRIYKQRIASTTTLAKVFRAMEMIAASRIGAARRAATEAGPYEKALTQAVAAVAVHTDLDHPLTEDREDTQRVAILVVASDRGMAGAYSATILRESEKLIADLEADGREPVLYTFGRRAAAYFRFRGVPIECEWEGESDSPSPDTARDIARVLLERFLDQDPATGVGELHLVYTRFKTVMSQVPEVRQMLPLTVVDAPESDEERTVERGYADDPASALPEYEFIPSPEAVLDTLLPLYVEARIHNVLLQSAASELASRQRAMHTATDNAQELITKYTRLANSARQAEITQEITEIVGGADALGAS, from the coding sequence ATGGGCGGACAGCAGAGGATCTACAAGCAGCGCATCGCCTCGACGACGACGCTCGCGAAGGTCTTCCGCGCCATGGAGATGATCGCTGCGTCTCGCATTGGCGCGGCTAGGCGTGCTGCCACCGAGGCTGGGCCCTACGAGAAGGCCCTGACCCAGGCGGTTGCGGCGGTCGCGGTCCACACCGACCTCGATCACCCGCTGACGGAAGACCGCGAGGACACCCAGCGAGTCGCCATCCTGGTCGTGGCATCGGATCGTGGCATGGCGGGAGCCTACTCGGCGACCATTCTGCGTGAGTCGGAGAAGCTGATCGCCGACCTGGAGGCGGACGGCCGCGAGCCTGTGCTCTACACCTTCGGGCGCAGGGCGGCGGCGTACTTCCGCTTCCGCGGCGTCCCTATCGAGTGCGAGTGGGAGGGCGAATCGGATTCGCCGTCTCCCGACACTGCGCGCGACATCGCGCGCGTGCTCCTGGAACGATTCTTGGACCAGGACCCCGCGACTGGCGTTGGCGAGCTTCATCTCGTCTACACGCGCTTCAAGACGGTCATGAGCCAAGTTCCCGAGGTGCGCCAGATGCTGCCGCTGACGGTCGTGGACGCCCCCGAGTCCGACGAGGAGCGCACGGTCGAACGCGGCTACGCCGATGACCCGGCCTCGGCGCTGCCCGAGTACGAGTTCATTCCCTCGCCCGAGGCGGTCCTGGATACGCTGCTGCCTCTCTACGTCGAGGCGCGCATTCACAACGTCTTGCTTCAGTCGGCGGCGTCCGAACTGGCATCGCGCCAGCGCGCCATGCACACGGCGACGGACAACGCCCAGGAGCTGATCACGAAGTACACGCGTCTGGCGAACTCGGCCCGCCAGGCGGAAATTACCCAGGAAATCACCGAAATCGTGGGCGGGGCCGACGCTCTGGGCGCGAGCTGA
- a CDS encoding F0F1 ATP synthase subunit epsilon, with the protein MASGKSLQVEVVSHEGRLWHGAALSVQIPTVDGSLGILPGRQPLLAQLGGGTVTVTCSGEVVSFEVSGGFASIDSDFVTLVADSATVTTQ; encoded by the coding sequence ATGGCATCGGGCAAGTCCTTGCAGGTGGAGGTCGTCTCTCACGAGGGACGACTGTGGCACGGCGCGGCGCTGTCGGTGCAGATCCCGACCGTTGACGGCAGCCTGGGTATTCTCCCGGGCCGCCAGCCGCTGCTCGCCCAGCTGGGCGGCGGCACCGTGACGGTCACGTGTTCCGGCGAGGTCGTGTCTTTCGAGGTCAGTGGGGGATTCGCCTCAATTGACTCGGACTTTGTCACGCTCGTCGCCGATAGCGCTACAGTGACAACACAGTAG